From one Streptomyces sp. NBC_01478 genomic stretch:
- a CDS encoding MFS transporter, giving the protein MTHTSTDQPARRPSGAVVPVLAFAGIVVAVMQTLLVPVIKDLPQLLSTEPSNATWVLTSTLLSGAVATPIMGRLGDLYGKRRMLIVSLAVMVVGALVSALTSDLLTMIAGRALQGFAMGAIPLGIGLMRDMLPREKLGSAMALMSSSIGVGGGLALPAAALVAQHADWHALFYGAAGLGVLAIVLTLLVVPESPMRAEGTFDVLGAIGLSAGLVLFLLPITKGSDWGWTSGTTLGLFAAAAVVLLLWGVMELRLKAPLVDLRTTARPAVLFTNLASIMVGVSFYVVSLVLPQLLQLPKATGYGLGQSMVTAGLLVAPLGLTMMFTAPVYARLSAKYGPKVTLIIGMVIIGIGYGAGIGLMSAAWQSLVIAVVLGAGIGLAYSSLPALIVGAVPASETGAANGLNTLMRSIGTSVSSAVIGMVLANTANHVGGVAVPTMHGFRVSFLIATGAVAVGLLMALFLPKPNRAPQLNFSSEEEANLERAEEVLRGFRGRVLGADGSPVARAKVTLIDRRGRQAGATLSEEDGSYVLAVPSEGAYVLAARASGHGPLASSASHAGDSVAVDLDLSLPGETVSA; this is encoded by the coding sequence ATGACGCACACGTCGACCGACCAGCCCGCACGGAGGCCGTCCGGCGCCGTCGTGCCGGTGCTCGCCTTCGCGGGCATCGTTGTCGCGGTGATGCAGACCCTGCTCGTCCCGGTCATCAAGGACCTGCCGCAACTGCTGAGCACCGAGCCCAGCAACGCCACCTGGGTCCTGACCTCGACACTCCTGTCCGGAGCCGTCGCCACGCCGATCATGGGCCGCCTCGGCGACCTCTACGGCAAGCGCCGGATGCTGATCGTCAGCCTGGCCGTGATGGTCGTAGGAGCACTGGTCAGCGCCCTCACCAGCGACCTGCTCACGATGATCGCGGGCCGTGCGCTCCAGGGCTTCGCGATGGGCGCGATACCGCTGGGCATCGGCCTGATGCGCGACATGCTGCCCCGCGAGAAGCTCGGCTCGGCCATGGCCCTGATGAGTTCCTCGATCGGCGTCGGCGGCGGTCTCGCACTGCCCGCCGCGGCCCTGGTCGCCCAGCACGCCGACTGGCACGCCCTCTTCTACGGCGCCGCCGGCCTCGGTGTCCTCGCCATCGTCCTCACCCTGCTCGTCGTACCGGAGTCCCCGATGCGCGCCGAGGGAACCTTCGACGTGCTTGGCGCGATCGGCCTGTCCGCCGGACTCGTCCTCTTCCTCCTGCCCATCACCAAGGGCAGCGACTGGGGCTGGACCTCCGGCACCACGCTCGGCCTGTTCGCCGCGGCGGCCGTCGTCCTGCTCCTGTGGGGCGTGATGGAGCTGCGTCTGAAGGCCCCGCTGGTCGACCTGCGCACCACGGCCCGCCCCGCGGTCCTCTTCACCAACCTCGCCTCGATCATGGTCGGCGTCTCCTTCTACGTCGTCTCCCTCGTCCTGCCCCAGCTCCTCCAGCTCCCCAAGGCCACCGGTTACGGCCTCGGCCAGTCGATGGTCACCGCCGGTCTGCTGGTCGCGCCGCTGGGCCTGACGATGATGTTCACCGCCCCCGTCTACGCCCGTCTCTCCGCGAAGTACGGCCCCAAGGTCACCCTGATCATCGGCATGGTGATCATCGGCATCGGCTACGGCGCGGGCATCGGCCTCATGAGCGCGGCCTGGCAGAGCCTGGTCATCGCGGTCGTGCTGGGTGCGGGGATCGGTCTCGCGTACTCGTCGCTGCCCGCGTTGATCGTGGGGGCGGTTCCGGCGTCGGAGACCGGTGCGGCGAACGGGCTCAACACCCTGATGCGGTCCATCGGTACGTCCGTCTCCAGTGCGGTGATCGGGATGGTGCTGGCGAACACCGCGAACCATGTGGGCGGGGTCGCTGTCCCGACCATGCACGGGTTCCGGGTGTCGTTCCTGATCGCCACGGGTGCGGTTGCCGTCGGCCTGTTGATGGCGTTGTTCCTTCCCAAGCCGAATCGTGCGCCGCAGTTGAACTTCAGCAGTGAGGAAGAGGCCAACCTCGAGCGCGCGGAGGAGGTTCTTCGGGGGTTCCGGGGGCGGGTGCTCGGTGCCGACGGTTCTCCTGTCGCTCGGGCCAAGGTCACGTTGATCGACCGGCGGGGGCGGCAGGCCGGGGCGACGCTCTCCGAGGAGGACGGGAGTTATGTGCTGGCCGTGCCGTCCGAGGGGGCGTATGTGCTGGCGGCGCGGGCCAGTGGGCATGGGCCGCTTGCGTCGTCTGCGTCGCACGCCGGGGACTCCGTCGCGGTTGACCTGGATCTTTCGTTGCCCGGCGAGACTGTCAGCGCGTAG
- a CDS encoding N-acetylmuramoyl-L-alanine amidase: MSYAGPDFDSPQPRRPRRGPLTVALAALVPGALIGWFVYEAVADPGGGSAAAHSTSTASGAPASPTGTASNDDKPPGTSSLKGKVVVIDPGHNITNFQHTAEINRKVDIGTNWKECDTTGTSTNAGYSEAQFTMDVSHRLRALLEQQGVTVKLTHDGDSPAWGPCVDQRAKAGNDAHADAAISIHADGAPAGDRGFHVILPASVHAGAADTRAIVGPSAVLGRSVESNYLRATGEQLSNYVGDGTGLVTRKDLGGLNLSTVPKVFIECGNMRDSNDAALLTNGAWRQKAAQGISEGIVSFLRG, translated from the coding sequence GTGTCGTACGCAGGTCCGGACTTCGATTCCCCACAGCCCCGCCGTCCCCGTCGAGGGCCCCTGACCGTGGCGCTGGCCGCGCTGGTCCCGGGGGCACTGATCGGGTGGTTCGTCTATGAGGCGGTGGCCGACCCAGGGGGCGGCAGCGCGGCCGCCCATTCCACGTCTACGGCGTCCGGTGCGCCCGCGTCCCCGACGGGTACCGCGTCGAACGACGACAAGCCGCCCGGCACCAGCTCCCTCAAGGGCAAGGTCGTCGTCATCGACCCGGGGCACAACATCACCAACTTCCAGCACACCGCCGAGATCAACCGCAAGGTGGACATCGGCACGAACTGGAAGGAGTGCGACACGACCGGGACGTCGACCAACGCGGGTTATTCGGAAGCCCAGTTCACGATGGACGTGTCCCACCGGCTGCGGGCGCTGCTCGAACAGCAGGGCGTCACGGTGAAGTTGACGCACGACGGTGACTCCCCCGCCTGGGGACCCTGTGTCGACCAGCGCGCGAAAGCCGGCAACGACGCGCACGCGGACGCCGCGATCTCCATCCACGCGGACGGTGCCCCGGCCGGCGACCGCGGCTTCCATGTGATCCTGCCCGCCTCGGTGCACGCGGGCGCCGCCGACACCCGTGCCATCGTCGGCCCCTCCGCCGTGCTCGGCCGCAGCGTCGAGAGCAACTACCTTCGCGCCACGGGCGAACAGCTCTCCAATTACGTCGGTGACGGCACCGGTCTCGTCACGCGTAAGGACCTGGGCGGTCTCAATCTGTCAACGGTTCCCAAGGTGTTCATCGAGTGCGGCAACATGCGCGATAGCAATGACGCTGCACTGCTGACGAACGGCGCCTGGCGACAGAAGGCGGCGCAGGGGATCTCTGAGGGAATCGTGAGTTTCCTGCGCGGGTAG
- a CDS encoding MFS transporter, with protein MTRVLRPSRRGSAPPAAWLVVALACAGQFLVVLDVSVVNVALPSMRTDLGMSAPGLQWVVNAYAIAFAGFMLLGGRAGDLYGRKRMFLVGLALFTVASLAGGLAQDGWQLLLARAAQGLGAAVLAPSTLTIVTSAVSEGAARARAIATWTAVGAGGGAAGGLVGGVLVDTLSWRWVLLINVPVGAVVLLSSLRRLPESRVGDGRRLDLPGAVLVTAGLGALAYGISRTEAEGWTSTDTLLPLAAGLALIVLFLVVEARTAAPLMPLGLFRVRAVSSANAAMFLCGSAMFCMWFFMTLYAQNVLGYTPLEAGLALVPSSLAVLVGSKAAPRFMPVLGARNVAVLGTLIAATGFGWQSLMTVRGDYPTEIMFPGILMMLGAGLTATPLAALATSGAAPGEAGLVSGLVNTSRTMGGSLGLAVMSTIAAARTAGSGGGTAEALTEGYALAFRTGAGVLLGGVVLMAVWLPWGKGDKEAGVPSGMSSGMPSAARAGAEPTVAAEGAASTSSEK; from the coding sequence ATGACGCGCGTGCTCCGCCCGTCCCGTCGGGGCTCGGCACCGCCCGCCGCCTGGCTGGTCGTCGCGCTCGCCTGCGCGGGGCAGTTCCTCGTCGTCCTCGACGTGTCCGTCGTCAACGTGGCGCTGCCGTCGATGCGGACCGACCTGGGGATGAGCGCGCCCGGACTGCAATGGGTGGTCAACGCGTACGCCATCGCGTTCGCCGGGTTCATGCTGCTCGGCGGACGGGCCGGTGACCTCTACGGCCGCAAGCGGATGTTCCTGGTCGGGCTCGCCCTCTTCACCGTGGCCTCGCTGGCCGGCGGACTCGCCCAGGACGGCTGGCAACTGCTCCTCGCGCGGGCCGCGCAGGGACTCGGCGCCGCCGTACTGGCACCCTCGACGCTGACGATCGTCACCTCGGCGGTGTCGGAGGGCGCGGCCCGCGCACGGGCCATCGCCACCTGGACGGCGGTCGGCGCGGGTGGCGGTGCGGCCGGCGGACTCGTCGGCGGAGTGCTCGTGGACACGCTGTCGTGGCGGTGGGTGCTGCTGATCAACGTGCCGGTCGGCGCGGTGGTCCTGCTCAGCTCGCTGCGCCGGCTCCCGGAGAGCCGGGTCGGCGACGGGCGGCGGCTCGATCTGCCGGGCGCCGTCCTGGTCACGGCGGGGCTCGGAGCGCTGGCGTACGGCATCTCGCGGACCGAGGCCGAGGGGTGGACGTCCACCGACACCCTGCTCCCGCTGGCCGCCGGACTCGCGCTGATCGTCCTCTTCCTCGTCGTCGAGGCGCGTACGGCGGCTCCGCTGATGCCGCTCGGACTGTTCCGGGTGCGGGCGGTGTCGTCGGCGAACGCGGCGATGTTCCTGTGCGGCTCCGCGATGTTCTGCATGTGGTTCTTCATGACGCTGTACGCGCAGAACGTCCTCGGGTACACACCGCTGGAGGCGGGGCTCGCGCTGGTGCCGAGCTCCCTGGCCGTCCTCGTCGGCTCCAAGGCGGCGCCCCGTTTCATGCCGGTGCTCGGCGCGCGCAACGTGGCCGTGCTCGGGACGCTGATCGCCGCGACGGGCTTCGGCTGGCAGTCCCTGATGACCGTGCGGGGCGACTACCCGACCGAGATCATGTTCCCCGGAATCCTGATGATGCTGGGCGCGGGGCTGACGGCCACACCGCTCGCCGCGCTCGCCACGTCCGGGGCCGCGCCGGGGGAGGCCGGTCTCGTCTCAGGGCTGGTCAACACCTCGCGCACGATGGGCGGTTCGCTGGGGCTCGCGGTGATGTCGACGATCGCGGCGGCGCGTACGGCGGGGAGCGGTGGCGGCACGGCGGAGGCGCTGACGGAGGGGTACGCGCTGGCGTTCCGGACGGGGGCGGGGGTGCTGCTCGGCGGGGTGGTGCTGATGGCGGTGTGGCTGCCGTGGGGCAAGGGGGACAAGGAGGCGGGGGTGCCTTCTGGGATGTCTTCCGGGATGCCGTCGGCGGCGAGGGCGGGTGCGGAGCCGACGGTGGCCGCCGAGGGAGCGGCCTCCACGAGTTCTGAGAAGTGA
- a CDS encoding alpha/beta fold hydrolase — protein sequence MVKNVTHRLVPAPAGRIHLVEQGTGPLVLLVHGFPESWYSWRHQLPALAAASHRAVAVDVRGYGRSSRPEDASAYRMLDLVEDAVAVVHALGERSAVIVGHDWGAGIAAHSALLRPDVFRAVGLLSVPYAPRGGPRPSEIFAGMGGDEEFYVSYFQRPGRAEAEIEPDVRGWLAGFYAAFSADTMPAPGTPDPHFVSRDGGTLRERFPAEAGTPAWLGVDELDVYAGEFERTGLTGALNRYRNMDRDWEDLADHDGAPVTQPSLFLGGSLDASTTWLSDAIAAYPVTLPGLRGSHILEGCGHWIQQERPAEVNEHLIKWLAGLPS from the coding sequence ATGGTCAAGAACGTCACCCATCGGCTCGTCCCGGCCCCCGCCGGCCGTATCCACCTGGTGGAACAGGGCACCGGCCCCCTGGTCCTGCTCGTGCACGGCTTCCCGGAGTCCTGGTACTCGTGGCGCCACCAGCTCCCGGCGCTGGCCGCTGCGAGCCACCGCGCGGTCGCCGTCGACGTACGCGGCTACGGCCGCTCGTCGCGGCCCGAGGACGCGTCGGCGTACCGGATGCTCGACCTCGTCGAGGACGCCGTGGCCGTGGTGCACGCGCTGGGCGAGCGGTCGGCGGTGATCGTCGGCCACGACTGGGGCGCGGGCATCGCCGCCCACTCCGCCCTCCTGCGGCCGGACGTCTTCCGCGCCGTAGGACTGCTGAGCGTCCCCTACGCCCCGCGCGGCGGCCCGCGCCCCAGCGAGATCTTCGCCGGGATGGGCGGGGACGAGGAGTTCTACGTCTCCTACTTCCAGCGGCCCGGCCGAGCCGAGGCCGAGATCGAACCCGACGTGCGCGGCTGGCTGGCCGGCTTCTACGCCGCGTTCTCCGCCGACACGATGCCCGCCCCCGGCACGCCCGACCCGCACTTCGTGAGCCGGGACGGCGGGACACTGCGGGAGCGCTTCCCGGCGGAGGCAGGGACACCTGCGTGGTTGGGAGTCGATGAACTCGACGTCTACGCGGGGGAGTTCGAGCGGACGGGCCTGACCGGCGCCCTGAACCGCTACCGGAACATGGACCGCGACTGGGAGGACCTGGCCGACCACGACGGCGCCCCCGTCACCCAGCCGTCCCTGTTCCTCGGCGGTTCCCTGGACGCCTCCACCACCTGGCTGTCCGACGCGATCGCCGCCTACCCCGTGACCCTGCCCGGCCTGCGCGGCTCGCACATCCTGGAGGGCTGCGGGCACTGGATCCAGCAGGAGCGTCCCGCGGAGGTCAACGAGCATCTGATCAAGTGGCTGGCAGGGCTGCCGAGTTGA
- a CDS encoding class I SAM-dependent methyltransferase: MPPAPKPEILAAFEAAKGFMPAGEGLALYAAAVEAGKLGLPLLEVGTYCGRSTILLADAARETGVTVLTLDHHRGSEEQQPGWEYHDAETVDPEIGLMDTLPTFRRTLHRAGLEEHVVALVGRSPQVARIWGTPLGLVFVDGGHTDEHANGDYEGWAPHVAEGGLLVIHDVFPVVEDEFTGQAPYRVYLRALESGAFTEVSATGSLRVLRRTGTGI; this comes from the coding sequence ATGCCTCCGGCACCCAAGCCCGAAATCCTTGCCGCGTTCGAAGCGGCGAAAGGGTTCATGCCGGCCGGTGAGGGACTGGCTCTCTACGCCGCCGCCGTAGAAGCCGGAAAACTCGGGCTGCCCCTCCTCGAAGTCGGGACGTACTGCGGGCGGTCCACGATTCTCCTCGCCGATGCCGCCCGTGAGACCGGTGTCACCGTGCTCACCCTCGATCATCATCGGGGCAGTGAGGAGCAGCAGCCGGGGTGGGAGTACCACGACGCGGAGACCGTGGACCCGGAGATCGGGCTGATGGACACGTTGCCCACGTTCCGCAGGACTCTCCACCGGGCCGGGCTGGAGGAGCACGTGGTCGCTCTCGTGGGGCGGTCGCCGCAGGTCGCGCGGATCTGGGGGACTCCGCTCGGGCTCGTCTTCGTCGACGGTGGGCACACGGACGAGCACGCGAACGGTGACTACGAGGGGTGGGCGCCCCATGTCGCCGAGGGCGGGCTGCTCGTCATCCATGACGTGTTCCCGGTCGTCGAGGACGAGTTCACCGGCCAGGCGCCCTACCGCGTGTATCTGCGGGCCCTGGAGTCCGGCGCGTTCACGGAGGTCTCGGCGACCGGCTCCCTGCGTGTCCTGCGGCGCACCGGTACCGGCATCTGA
- a CDS encoding lipid-transfer protein: MKAYVAGVGMTKFEKPESREWQYWDMVREAGNAALADAGISYGDVEQVPVGYCFQPSTAGQRAAYELGLTGIPVYNVNNNCATGSTALMLARQLVEGGAADCVLALGFEKMKRGALGGGSDGGDFATSPVARHYGIMAARHGFEMTPPTAQIFGDAAREHMEKYGTTEAQLAAVAAKNHRHSAHNPYAQFQDVYDVDDILAARVVHHPLTKLQCSPTSDGAAAAVVVSERFAQERELAGPLVEIVAQAMTTDTEDSFASGFCVDVVGQPMSRAAARQVYERSGLGIEDVDVVELHDCFSINELLTYEALGMCEPGESGKLVESGATTYGGRWVVNPSGGLISKGHPLGATGIAQVAELVWQLRGTAGERQVPGAEVGLAHNIGLGGAAVVTLLRTA, encoded by the coding sequence ATGAAGGCCTATGTCGCCGGCGTCGGAATGACCAAGTTCGAGAAGCCCGAGAGCCGGGAGTGGCAGTACTGGGACATGGTGCGGGAGGCCGGGAACGCCGCCCTCGCGGACGCCGGGATCTCCTACGGAGACGTAGAACAGGTTCCTGTCGGCTACTGCTTTCAGCCCTCGACCGCCGGCCAGCGCGCCGCCTATGAACTGGGTCTCACCGGCATCCCCGTCTACAACGTCAACAACAACTGTGCGACGGGATCGACCGCGCTGATGCTCGCCCGGCAACTCGTCGAGGGCGGGGCGGCCGACTGCGTGCTGGCGCTGGGCTTCGAGAAGATGAAGAGGGGCGCGCTGGGCGGTGGTTCCGACGGCGGCGACTTCGCGACCTCCCCCGTCGCCCGGCACTACGGCATCATGGCCGCCCGGCACGGCTTCGAGATGACCCCGCCCACCGCCCAGATCTTCGGCGACGCGGCCCGCGAACACATGGAGAAGTACGGCACGACCGAGGCGCAGCTCGCCGCCGTCGCCGCCAAGAACCACCGGCACTCGGCCCACAATCCGTACGCCCAGTTCCAGGACGTGTACGACGTCGACGACATCCTCGCGGCGCGGGTCGTCCACCACCCGCTGACGAAACTCCAGTGCTCGCCGACCTCGGACGGGGCCGCGGCGGCGGTCGTGGTCTCCGAACGCTTCGCGCAGGAGCGCGAGTTGGCGGGCCCGCTCGTCGAGATCGTCGCCCAGGCGATGACCACCGACACCGAGGACTCCTTCGCCTCCGGCTTCTGCGTCGACGTCGTCGGGCAGCCGATGTCCCGGGCCGCCGCCCGCCAGGTCTACGAACGGTCCGGGCTCGGCATCGAGGACGTGGACGTCGTAGAACTCCACGACTGCTTCTCGATCAACGAACTGCTCACGTACGAGGCGCTCGGCATGTGCGAGCCCGGGGAGTCCGGGAAGCTCGTCGAGTCCGGGGCGACGACGTACGGCGGGCGGTGGGTGGTCAACCCGTCCGGCGGACTGATCTCCAAGGGGCATCCGCTGGGGGCCACCGGGATCGCCCAGGTCGCCGAGCTCGTCTGGCAGTTGAGGGGGACGGCGGGGGAGCGGCAGGTGCCCGGGGCCGAGGTGGGGCTCGCGCACAACATCGGGTTGGGCGGGGCGGCGGTGGTGACGCTGCTGCGGACGGCGTAG